The proteins below are encoded in one region of Streptomyces sp. NBC_00490:
- a CDS encoding nuclear transport factor 2 family protein has product MPAQDNKALVIAFYEQAFNDYQPEQAAEAHLGDNYTQHNPEAQDGPQAFVGYVHWLRGQFPDLRLDVKRAIAEGDLVVTYSNLHLKPGDRGMAVADFWRVVDGKIVEHWDVIQEVPEKSANDNTMF; this is encoded by the coding sequence ATGCCCGCTCAGGACAACAAGGCGCTCGTGATCGCCTTCTACGAGCAGGCGTTCAACGACTACCAGCCCGAACAGGCGGCCGAAGCCCACCTCGGCGATAACTACACCCAGCACAACCCCGAGGCCCAGGACGGACCGCAGGCGTTCGTCGGCTATGTCCACTGGCTGCGCGGACAGTTCCCCGACCTGCGCCTGGACGTCAAGCGAGCGATCGCCGAAGGGGACCTGGTGGTCACCTACAGCAACCTGCACCTCAAGCCCGGCGACCGTGGCATGGCCGTCGCGGACTTCTGGCGTGTCGTCGACGGGAAGATCGTCGAGCACTGGGACGTGATCCAGGAAGTGCCGGAGAAGAGCGCCAACGACAACACCATGTTCTGA
- a CDS encoding nuclear transport factor 2 family protein, producing the protein MTEFATSTAPADVVRRQYLASAAGDLEALRATLAPDVEWTEMAGFPLAGTYRTPDGVTANVMEKLGQDWDGWAAHDDTYVVDGENVVVLARYTATNKATGKPIAVRVAHHFVVRGGLIVRFEQFVDTALVRDAMTD; encoded by the coding sequence ATGACCGAGTTCGCCACTTCCACGGCCCCCGCCGACGTCGTACGCCGCCAGTACCTGGCCTCCGCCGCCGGCGACCTGGAAGCACTGCGCGCCACCCTCGCCCCCGACGTGGAGTGGACCGAGATGGCCGGCTTCCCTCTCGCCGGCACCTACCGCACCCCCGACGGCGTCACCGCCAACGTCATGGAGAAGCTCGGCCAGGACTGGGACGGCTGGGCCGCCCACGACGACACCTACGTCGTCGACGGCGAGAACGTCGTCGTTCTGGCCCGCTACACCGCGACCAACAAGGCCACCGGCAAGCCGATCGCCGTCCGCGTCGCCCACCACTTCGTCGTACGCGGCGGACTCATCGTGCGGTTCGAGCAGTTCGTCGACACCGCCCTCGTCCGCGACGCCATGACGGACTGA
- a CDS encoding MBL fold metallo-hydrolase, with amino-acid sequence MSTLDFKVLDLDFPAGSKNKTATLVTGETEALLVDAAFTRADGHRLAAEILDSGKQLTTVFVSHGDPDFYFGAEVIADAFPEAKFVATPIVIEHIQHSYEGKLKAWEALGPNLPTRLVDLEPLTGDLTLEGHRFELKGGTPELSDRHYLWQAEHRALLGGVLLFQQEHVWVADTATPASRTAWIKLLDEMAALDPQLVVPGHRLPGTAADASAITATRDYLVAFEEELGKAADGAALTEALIARYPDNGMLIAAQLGAKVAKGEMKWG; translated from the coding sequence ATGAGCACGCTCGACTTCAAGGTCCTCGACCTGGACTTCCCGGCCGGCAGCAAGAACAAGACCGCCACCCTCGTCACCGGCGAGACCGAGGCGCTGCTCGTCGACGCCGCCTTCACCCGCGCCGACGGCCACCGCCTGGCCGCCGAGATCCTCGACTCCGGCAAGCAGCTCACCACCGTGTTCGTCTCCCACGGCGACCCCGACTTCTACTTCGGCGCCGAAGTCATCGCCGACGCCTTCCCCGAGGCGAAGTTCGTCGCCACCCCCATCGTCATCGAGCACATCCAGCACTCCTACGAGGGCAAGCTCAAGGCCTGGGAGGCCCTCGGCCCGAACCTGCCCACCCGCCTGGTCGACCTGGAGCCGCTGACCGGCGACCTCACCCTGGAGGGCCACCGCTTCGAGCTCAAGGGCGGCACCCCCGAGCTCTCCGACCGGCACTACCTGTGGCAGGCCGAGCACCGCGCCCTGCTCGGCGGCGTCCTGCTCTTCCAGCAGGAGCACGTCTGGGTCGCCGACACCGCCACCCCCGCCTCCCGCACCGCCTGGATCAAGCTCCTCGACGAGATGGCCGCCCTCGACCCGCAGCTGGTCGTCCCGGGCCACCGCCTGCCCGGCACCGCCGCCGACGCGTCCGCGATCACCGCGACCCGCGACTACCTCGTCGCCTTCGAGGAGGAGCTCGGCAAGGCGGCCGACGGTGCCGCGCTGACCGAGGCGCTGATCGCGCGCTACCCGGACAACGGCATGCTGATCGCAGCCCAGCTCGGGGCGAAGGTCGCCAAGGGCGAGATGAAGTGGGGCTGA